GGAACGCAATGGACGTGCTCGGCGCCGAATAGGAGATTTTGATTTTTTGCAGCTGGCCATTGGCTTCCCGCGGTGCCAGCGACCAGAGGAGGCCGAGCGCGACAAGGATCCGAATCGAACGGGCGGTGGGCTTCGATGCACTCATGGGATCTTCCTCCGAAACGTTAAGATGCGCCGATTCGATCGATCAAACTATTTTATGCCGTGCCCATTTCTGCCTATTCATTTCCCTGGTCCCATTTCCCGTCTGAGTCGGTCGACAAATCGCAGATCGACAATCTCGTCAACGCTTAGTTTTGCGACCTTGGGATCGTTCTGTCCGAGGAAGTCCTTAACCATGCGGATCCCCGTGAGTGCTGGGGCGGGAATATCTTGAAAAATCTTCGCGTGACTGCGAAAGGTTTCATCGAGGGCTTCGGGGTCGTTGACCTTGAGAAATCGCGACAAACTGCGGATCGCTAACTCTCGATTGGTCTTGAAGGCGCGCAGCGCCCGCGTGATTGCGCGCATGACGCCGTAGACTTCTTTTTCCTGGCGTTCCGCCGAGGATTTCATAATGACGATGGAACCGGAGGTCGAAGGAAATCCTAGATCAGCCAAATCGATCAACGGCCGAAAACCAGCCTTCTTGGCGATCAAGGTCAGCGGCGGCGCCACGAAAGTCGATTGCACTTGGCCAGTGCGCAGCGCCGCGAACCGGCCGGTCTGGCCACCGATTTGCAGCAAGACGACATCCTTTTGCGCTTCCAAGCCGAAACGTTCGAGCACTTTGCGGGCGCGAAAGTCAGTATAATCACCGAGCCGGTCGATGGCCATGCGTGTGCCTTTGAGTTCAGCCGGTTTGGTGATCTTCGGGTCGGCGACGATGGTAATGTTCTCTTTGTCGGTGACGCCGCCGATAAAGCGCAGCTCCGCTCCTTGCGCCGCCGCGCGCACGGGACTTGCCCCGGCGACTAGGGCCATCTTAATATCGCCGGCGATCAAAGCTTGGGTGATTTGCGGGCCGCCAATGTAGACAAACACCGGGCGTATGCCCTCTTGTTCGAGAAGGCGCTGCTCTTCGATGAGCGAAATAAACGCATAGGTGCCGCCCAACGAAGAATAGCCGATGGGGAAGTCAACCTGCGCCGGCGCGTTCGGGACGTGAACGCAGTAAAACCAAAGGGAAACGGCAAAAAACAGTCTTGTCACCGAAATGATCCGCTGACTCACAATTGATTATCCTCTCTATCTTGTTAATGACTTTGGACCTAAGAGATCCCGTACAACCGCGCGGGGTTGTGCCAGAGAATTTGTTCTTTGACCTGATCCGAGATGTCGCTGCGTTTCCTGAATTTTGTTACTGAGTGAGGAAAATCACAGTCACCGTGGGGATAATCCGAGGCGAATAACAGCCGTTCAGCGCCCAATACTTCAACCGTATGGGATAAACCATCTTCATCAGGTTCGCAGGAGACATAACAGCTCTCGCTTCTGACATAGTCGCTGGGTTTTTTCGGCACGGCCGTGGGCTTATGCATCGCACGGGAATAATGATCGTCCATGCGCCACATCCAGTAGGGCAGCCAGGCGGCGCCGATTTCCAAAAAGACAAATTTGATTCTTGGATACTTCTCCATCACGCCGCCGCCAATCAAGGTCATAATGCCGATCATCAAGTTAAACGGCATGCCGACCATGTGGATGTAAAAGTAAGGGTCCTTGAATCTTTCCTGGCCGGGACTGTCGAAACAACCGGTGATCCAGTGCACGCCCACCGCGGCGCCGAGTTCGTTGGCTTCACGGAAAAACGGCTCAAAAAATGGATCATCGAGATTGCGCGGTCCGACCGTACCGGTTATCACGACGCCAACCAGGCCGAGATCTTTGATCGCTCGCCTTAGTTCCTTGGCCGCCTCTTGAGGATTTTGCAGCGGAACCGCGGCGATGCCTTTGACCCGACCATTGAAAGCTTGGGACTTCTCCTCGGTGTAGTTGTTGTAGGCACGGCACATGGCGGCAGCGAGCTCACCGTCGTCGAGATGCGACGCCATCGCCATAATATTCGGATAAGCGACCTGGATATCGATTCCTTCTTTGTCCAGGTCCTTTAAGCGGCCGGTAACATCATCAAGGCCTGGCGAATTGATCGCCATGTCGGGTTTGCCCTTCTTAAAAAGATAACCGTTGGGGGTGCCATGGCCAAAATTCCCCACCGGCCGCGGAAAGAGCTTGCCTTCGATCATCCAATATTGGACCTTGCCAACCAGCACGACTTTGGGCCCGCGATCGCGAAATTCTTTCTCCAAGTAACGCTCGAACAAATCATCAGGTTCATTAGCATGGCCATCGGCGTCGATAACTTGCTGCATGGATTGATCCTTTCACCTTGGCGGGCTAGGCGGCGTGATGGCTTTACGACAGGCCATAAAGCCGCGCGGCATTTTCCCACAGAATGCGTTCTTTTAACTCGTCGCTGATATCCTTACGCTGGCGCAACTTGGTGACAGAATATGGGAAGTCGCAATCGCCGTGCGGATAGTCGGAAGCAAAGATAATTCTTTCCGCGCCGAGTATGTTGGCGCTGTGGGCTAAACCTTCTTCGTCCGGTTCGCAGGAAACAAAACAACTTTCGCTCTTGACATAAGCGCTTGGCGGCCTGGGCAGTGTCGGCAGTTGGTGTGAGCTTGTCGTGTAATGATCGTCCATGCGCCACATCCAGTAGGGCAGCCAGCCAGCGCCGATTTCGAGAAACACAAATTTGATTCTTGGATACTTCTCCATCACACCGCCGCCGATCAGGGTCATGATGCCGATCATCAAATTAAACGGCATGCCGACCATGTGAATGTAGAAGTAGGGATCTTTGAAGCGCTCTTGCCCGGGACTGTCGAAGCAGCCAGTGATCCAGTGCACGCCGACGGCAGCGCCGAGCTCGTTGGCTTCACGGAAAAATGGCGTGAAATAGGGGTCGTCAAGATTTCTTTCGCCGACGATACCCGTGACTACCGTACCTACGAGTCCAAGATCTTTGATCGCGCGGCGCAGCTCTTTGGCAGCCTCCGTGGGATTCTGCAGCGCAACCACCGCGACTGGTTTGACCCGGCCGTTAAATGCTCGGGCTTTTTCCGCGGCGTAGTTGTTGTAAGCGCGACACATGGCGGCGGCGAGCTCGCCGTCGTCGAGATGCGACGCCATCGCCATGATGTTGGGATAAGCGACTTGGATGTCGATTCCTTCCTTGTCCAAGTCTTTGAGCCGGCCGGGCGCATCGTCGAGGGATTGAGTCATGGTCGCCATGCCTTTCTTGGCTAGATCGGTGCCGAAGTAACCACTTGCGCTGCCATGACCAAGGTTGCCGACCGGCCGCGGCAGAAATTTGCCTTCAACCATCCAGTATTCGATGTTGCCGACGGGGACGATTTTCGGGCCACGATCACGGAATCCACTTTCCAGGTATCGGTCAAAGAGATCGCGGGGTTCGTTACAGTGTCCGTCGCCGTCGATGACCATTGGAGTCGCGCCTTACTTCAGGCCCAATTCTTTTTGCGCTTCGATCAATAAGGAACGGTCGGCAATCTGCGTGAGCGGGAACTTCTTGTCAAGCTTCGCTCTCGTCAGCGCTTCGTCAAGCGCTGCTTGCAGCGCGTCGTTGGTCATGGTGCCGTCTTGGCTGTATGCCGGGAAATAGCCTTCGAACATGCCCGCCGCAGTTTCCCGGTCCGAGCGCGAGTAGGCGGCCAGTATGTCGATGGATTCCCTTTTATTATTTTGGATAAAGCGCAACGCCTCAATGGTCGCTTTGATCGTGCGCTTGGCTTGATCGGCCGACTGCTGGATTTTTTTATCCGTGACGATTACCGCGTTCTGCGGCAAATTGGTAAAATCCTTGGCCCACGCGATGACTTTATAATTTT
This Deltaproteobacteria bacterium DNA region includes the following protein-coding sequences:
- a CDS encoding amidohydrolase, giving the protein MVIDGDGHCNEPRDLFDRYLESGFRDRGPKIVPVGNIEYWMVEGKFLPRPVGNLGHGSASGYFGTDLAKKGMATMTQSLDDAPGRLKDLDKEGIDIQVAYPNIMAMASHLDDGELAAAMCRAYNNYAAEKARAFNGRVKPVAVVALQNPTEAAKELRRAIKDLGLVGTVVTGIVGERNLDDPYFTPFFREANELGAAVGVHWITGCFDSPGQERFKDPYFYIHMVGMPFNLMIGIMTLIGGGVMEKYPRIKFVFLEIGAGWLPYWMWRMDDHYTTSSHQLPTLPRPPSAYVKSESCFVSCEPDEEGLAHSANILGAERIIFASDYPHGDCDFPYSVTKLRQRKDISDELKERILWENAARLYGLS
- a CDS encoding amidohydrolase, with amino-acid sequence MQQVIDADGHANEPDDLFERYLEKEFRDRGPKVVLVGKVQYWMIEGKLFPRPVGNFGHGTPNGYLFKKGKPDMAINSPGLDDVTGRLKDLDKEGIDIQVAYPNIMAMASHLDDGELAAAMCRAYNNYTEEKSQAFNGRVKGIAAVPLQNPQEAAKELRRAIKDLGLVGVVITGTVGPRNLDDPFFEPFFREANELGAAVGVHWITGCFDSPGQERFKDPYFYIHMVGMPFNLMIGIMTLIGGGVMEKYPRIKFVFLEIGAAWLPYWMWRMDDHYSRAMHKPTAVPKKPSDYVRSESCYVSCEPDEDGLSHTVEVLGAERLLFASDYPHGDCDFPHSVTKFRKRSDISDQVKEQILWHNPARLYGIS
- a CDS encoding ABC transporter substrate-binding protein; amino-acid sequence: MSQRIISVTRLFFAVSLWFYCVHVPNAPAQVDFPIGYSSLGGTYAFISLIEEQRLLEQEGIRPVFVYIGGPQITQALIAGDIKMALVAGASPVRAAAQGAELRFIGGVTDKENITIVADPKITKPAELKGTRMAIDRLGDYTDFRARKVLERFGLEAQKDVVLLQIGGQTGRFAALRTGQVQSTFVAPPLTLIAKKAGFRPLIDLADLGFPSTSGSIVIMKSSAERQEKEVYGVMRAITRALRAFKTNRELAIRSLSRFLKVNDPEALDETFRSHAKIFQDIPAPALTGIRMVKDFLGQNDPKVAKLSVDEIVDLRFVDRLRREMGPGK
- a CDS encoding ABC transporter substrate-binding protein — translated: IQQVADLRNKNIGISYFGSTTHMVADVMARRFGLVPGKDVNLIPSGDDNGRIASLDAGRVEAVIGGPPLNIWGAKKNYKVIAWAKDFTNLPQNAVIVTDKKIQQSADQAKRTIKATIEALRFIQNNKRESIDILAAYSRSDRETAAGMFEGYFPAYSQDGTMTNDALQAALDEALTRAKLDKKFPLTQIADRSLLIEAQKELGLK